From the Motacilla alba alba isolate MOTALB_02 chromosome Z, Motacilla_alba_V1.0_pri, whole genome shotgun sequence genome, one window contains:
- the LOC119696047 gene encoding cyclin-dependent kinase 4 inhibitor B-like isoform X3 has translation MTLSLPIALPTPRTEVMMLGSPRVAELLLRHGADPNRPDPRTGCLPVHDAARAGFLGTLAALHRAGARLDLPDGRGRLPLDVAAGGPHGAVGRYLRDPPPLPGAGGAAEKAAR, from the exons ATGACGCTCTCCCTGCCCATCGCTCTTCCGACGCCTCGCACGGAG GTGATGATGCTGGGCAGCCCGCGGGTGGCCGAGCTGCTGCTGCGGCACGGAGCCGACCCCAACCGCCCCGACCCGCGCACCGGCTGCCTCCCGGTGCACGACGCTGCCCGCGCCGGCTTTCTGGGGACGCTGGCGGCGCTGCACCGGGCCGGGGCGCGCCTCGACCTCCCCGACGGCCGCGGCCGCCTGCCCCTCGACGTGGCGGCGGGGGGCCCGCACGGAGCGGTGGGGCGGTACCTGCGCGACCCTCCGCCCCTTCCGGGAGCAGGGGGGGCCGCCGAGAAGGCTGCGCGCTGA
- the LOC119696047 gene encoding cyclin-dependent kinase inhibitor 2A-like isoform X1, which produces MEGERADSPVGPHWGGICSVTRPRLLRTHDPADKMHHPLSARPQPAPGLGAGLAHPPPRFRGAGTALAAAPCPAAGPAAEAPRELPAQVMMLGSPRVAELLLRHGADPNRPDPRTGCLPVHDAARAGFLGTLAALHRAGARLDLPDGRGRLPLDVAAGGPHGAVGRYLRDPPPLPGAGGAAEKAAR; this is translated from the exons ATGGAGGGTGAGAGGGCCGATTCACCGGTGGGGCCCCACTGGGGAGGTATTTGTAGCGTGACGCGCCCGCGGCTTCTCCGCACCCATGACCCCGCGGATAAGATGCACCATCCACTTTCGGCGCGCCCGCAGCCTGCCCCGGGCCTGGGCGCTGGGCTGGCGCATCCTCCGCCGCGTTTTCGGGGCGCTGGGACGGCGCTGGCCGCGGCGCCTTGCCCTGCAGCTGGTCCTGCGGCGGAGGCGCCGCGGGAGCTCCCGGCCCAG GTGATGATGCTGGGCAGCCCGCGGGTGGCCGAGCTGCTGCTGCGGCACGGAGCCGACCCCAACCGCCCCGACCCGCGCACCGGCTGCCTCCCGGTGCACGACGCTGCCCGCGCCGGCTTTCTGGGGACGCTGGCGGCGCTGCACCGGGCCGGGGCGCGCCTCGACCTCCCCGACGGCCGCGGCCGCCTGCCCCTCGACGTGGCGGCGGGGGGCCCGCACGGAGCGGTGGGGCGGTACCTGCGCGACCCTCCGCCCCTTCCGGGAGCAGGGGGGGCCGCCGAGAAGGCTGCGCGCTGA
- the LOC119696047 gene encoding cyclin-dependent kinase 4 inhibitor B-like isoform X2 → MEGSPRSDGDRLCSAAARGDHEEVRRLLQAGVDPNGTNRFGRTPLQVMMLGSPRVAELLLRHGADPNRPDPRTGCLPVHDAARAGFLGTLAALHRAGARLDLPDGRGRLPLDVAAGGPHGAVGRYLRDPPPLPGAGGAAEKAAR, encoded by the exons ATGGAGGGGTCCCCCCGGAGCGACGGCGACCGCCTGTgcagcgccgccgcccgcggggaCCACGAAGAGGTGAGGAGGCTGCTGCAAGCAGGCGTGGATCCCAACGGGACCAACCGCTTTGGGAGAACCCCGCTCCAG GTGATGATGCTGGGCAGCCCGCGGGTGGCCGAGCTGCTGCTGCGGCACGGAGCCGACCCCAACCGCCCCGACCCGCGCACCGGCTGCCTCCCGGTGCACGACGCTGCCCGCGCCGGCTTTCTGGGGACGCTGGCGGCGCTGCACCGGGCCGGGGCGCGCCTCGACCTCCCCGACGGCCGCGGCCGCCTGCCCCTCGACGTGGCGGCGGGGGGCCCGCACGGAGCGGTGGGGCGGTACCTGCGCGACCCTCCGCCCCTTCCGGGAGCAGGGGGGGCCGCCGAGAAGGCTGCGCGCTGA